A single window of Pirellulales bacterium DNA harbors:
- a CDS encoding HD domain-containing protein gives MLLSSRFDQALLYAVAIHAGQTRKASEVPFIAHLLGVTSLALEYGANEDQAIAALLHDAAEDAGGEGRLADIRVRFGEAVAGMVRDCTDTCESPKPAWQARKEAYIAHLPHSSAGALLVSCCDKLYNTRTIVAELRERGAATWEKFRGGRDGSLWYYRTLVNFFMTTDLPRGLVDELSRTVETMEALTGVSS, from the coding sequence ATGCTGCTTTCATCGCGGTTTGATCAGGCTTTGCTGTACGCCGTCGCGATCCATGCCGGGCAGACGCGCAAGGCGTCCGAAGTCCCTTTTATCGCGCATCTGCTGGGCGTGACTTCGCTGGCCTTGGAATACGGCGCGAACGAAGATCAAGCGATCGCGGCCCTGTTGCACGACGCGGCCGAGGACGCCGGCGGCGAGGGGCGCCTGGCCGACATTCGCGTGCGCTTTGGCGAAGCCGTGGCCGGCATGGTGCGCGACTGCACCGACACCTGCGAATCGCCCAAGCCCGCCTGGCAGGCGCGCAAAGAGGCCTATATCGCACACCTGCCCCACTCCTCGGCCGGGGCGCTCCTGGTTTCCTGTTGCGATAAGCTCTACAACACCCGGACGATCGTCGCCGAGTTGCGCGAGCGCGGCGCCGCGACCTGGGAGAAGTTCCGCGGCGGACGCGATGGCTCGCTGTGGTATTACCGCACGCTCGTGAATTTCTTCATGACCACGGACTTACCGCGCGGGCTGGTCGACGAGTTGAGCCGCACGGTCGAAACGATGGAGGCGCTCACAGGCGTTTCTTCGTAA
- a CDS encoding molybdopterin-dependent oxidoreductase has protein sequence MLKAVAMSEMASDPLHNHLVYPADRRPWFSVRWPYLVAGVVLALGPVIAAWIYYFAFGLPELPASPRVVEPYASNPHGFPLWLRASHFINLFLMVLLVRSGLQILHDHPRLYWNDHSTPGSDWLRVTPLDVPRDRVWTAKDDSRYLSPWIGLPGFRHTIGLARHWHFLCAAFWLANGLIFVGLLFGTGQWRRLIPTDLIIFRHAWAVMVHYATFHLPLEPDGFYHYNPLQQLAYAGVVLLIAPVTLLTGLAMSPAIDSRFLWYPRLFGGRQKARSLHFLALCGYAAFLVPHVTMVVITGLRQNMNHIVVGTDDRQSTGLIWGLVGLSGVAVACYAAHWISWHRPRWLQMTFRRVLGPFQKNVVNRLRSRYRFTKDDISPYFWPNGKMPTSSEWSALGNGRRESFSLPVTGLVQNPVTLSIDDMHALGRQEQITMHHCIQGWSGIAQWAGLPMARLIELVQPLPEAGAVVFHSFGEGHYGGPYYDTLTMQNALHPETLLAYEMNYEPLPDLHGAPLRLRVENQLGYKMVKWIRAIEFVASEKDVGRGYGGKNEDDEYYPVVANI, from the coding sequence ATGCTGAAAGCTGTTGCTATGTCGGAAATGGCAAGCGATCCGCTGCACAATCATCTGGTCTATCCAGCCGATCGTCGCCCCTGGTTTTCTGTCCGCTGGCCGTACCTGGTCGCTGGCGTAGTACTCGCGCTGGGGCCGGTGATCGCCGCGTGGATCTACTATTTCGCATTCGGGTTGCCCGAGCTGCCGGCGAGCCCGCGTGTGGTCGAGCCGTACGCGAGCAATCCGCACGGGTTTCCGTTGTGGCTGCGCGCGTCGCATTTCATCAATCTGTTTTTGATGGTGCTGCTGGTACGCAGCGGCCTGCAGATTTTGCACGACCATCCGCGGCTGTATTGGAATGATCACAGCACCCCGGGCTCGGATTGGTTGCGCGTCACGCCGCTTGACGTGCCGCGCGACCGCGTCTGGACCGCCAAGGATGACAGCCGGTACTTGAGCCCCTGGATTGGACTGCCCGGTTTTCGCCACACGATCGGGCTGGCGCGGCATTGGCATTTCCTCTGCGCGGCCTTCTGGCTCGCCAATGGCCTGATCTTCGTGGGACTGCTTTTTGGCACTGGCCAATGGCGCCGCCTGATTCCCACGGACCTGATCATCTTCCGCCATGCCTGGGCCGTGATGGTGCATTACGCGACGTTTCACCTGCCGCTGGAGCCCGATGGCTTTTACCATTACAACCCGCTCCAGCAATTGGCCTATGCGGGCGTTGTTTTATTGATCGCGCCCGTGACGTTGCTGACGGGTCTGGCGATGTCGCCGGCGATCGATAGCCGGTTCCTGTGGTATCCGCGGCTGTTCGGCGGGCGGCAGAAGGCCCGGTCGCTTCATTTTCTTGCGTTGTGCGGCTATGCCGCGTTCCTGGTGCCGCACGTCACGATGGTCGTAATCACGGGCTTGCGACAGAACATGAACCATATCGTTGTCGGCACGGATGACCGGCAATCGACAGGACTGATTTGGGGGCTGGTCGGATTGTCCGGCGTTGCCGTCGCGTGCTATGCGGCGCATTGGATTTCGTGGCATCGACCGCGGTGGCTGCAAATGACCTTCCGCCGCGTGCTCGGGCCGTTCCAGAAGAACGTGGTCAACCGCCTGCGCAGCCGCTATCGGTTTACGAAGGATGACATTTCGCCTTACTTCTGGCCAAACGGCAAGATGCCGACCTCCTCCGAATGGTCTGCGCTGGGCAACGGCCGCCGCGAGAGCTTTTCACTGCCGGTTACCGGCCTGGTGCAAAATCCGGTCACGCTTTCGATCGACGATATGCACGCTCTCGGTCGCCAAGAGCAGATCACGATGCACCATTGCATCCAGGGATGGTCCGGCATCGCGCAATGGGCCGGATTGCCGATGGCTCGCCTGATCGAACTGGTGCAGCCGCTGCCCGAGGCGGGGGCGGTCGTCTTTCATTCGTTCGGCGAAGGGCACTACGGCGGCCCGTACTACGACACGCTTACCATGCAGAATGCACTGCATCCCGAGACGCTCTTGGCCTACGAGATGAACTACGAGCCGCTGCCGGACTTGCACGGAGCGCCGTTGCGTCTGCGCGTGGAAAACCAGCTCGGCTACAAAATGGTGAAGTGGATCCGCGCCATCGAGTTCGTCGCCTCGGAAAAAGATGTAGGGCGCGGCTACGGCGGCAAGAACGAGGATGACGAGTATTATCCCGTCGTCGCCAACATCTGA
- a CDS encoding Gfo/Idh/MocA family oxidoreductase, with the protein MSLASAAHAQDAKPIKVGIIGLDTSHVSAFTKAMNDKNATGDLAAVEVVAAYPGGSPDIPASHDRVEGYTKELRDAGVEIVGSIDELLPKVDAVMLESVDGRPHLQQAIPVIKAGKPLFIDKPVAGSLADAVAIYKLAEEHKVPCFSSSSLRFSPGILGMRHDDRVGDVLGCDAFGPCALEEHHPDLFWYGIHGMEILCTIMGTGCESVSRTQTPDGELVVGVWKGGRIGTFRGIRAGKTDYGALVFGSKAIVPSGSYAGYQPLVVEIAKFFKSGQPPVSAAETLEIYAMMEAADESKRQGGKPVTLQSVMERAQTAASR; encoded by the coding sequence ATGTCGCTTGCCTCCGCTGCGCACGCCCAGGACGCCAAACCGATCAAGGTCGGAATCATCGGGCTCGATACGTCGCACGTTAGCGCCTTCACCAAGGCCATGAACGACAAAAACGCAACGGGCGATCTGGCCGCGGTCGAGGTCGTTGCCGCCTATCCCGGTGGCAGCCCCGACATTCCCGCCAGTCACGATCGTGTCGAGGGCTATACCAAGGAGCTGCGCGACGCAGGGGTCGAGATCGTCGGTTCGATCGACGAGCTACTGCCGAAAGTGGATGCCGTGATGCTGGAAAGCGTCGACGGCCGGCCGCATCTGCAACAGGCGATTCCCGTGATCAAGGCCGGTAAGCCGCTGTTCATCGACAAGCCCGTGGCCGGCTCCCTGGCCGACGCCGTCGCAATTTACAAGCTGGCTGAAGAGCACAAGGTGCCTTGCTTTTCCAGCTCCTCGCTGCGCTTCAGCCCTGGCATCCTGGGCATGCGCCACGACGACCGCGTGGGAGACGTCTTGGGCTGCGATGCCTTCGGACCGTGCGCCCTCGAAGAGCATCACCCCGACCTCTTCTGGTACGGCATCCACGGCATGGAAATCCTCTGCACCATCATGGGGACGGGCTGCGAATCGGTGTCGCGCACCCAGACGCCCGACGGTGAGCTTGTCGTGGGTGTGTGGAAGGGAGGTCGCATCGGCACGTTCCGCGGGATTCGGGCGGGCAAGACCGATTACGGCGCGCTCGTGTTCGGCAGCAAGGCGATCGTGCCGAGCGGTTCGTACGCCGGATACCAGCCGCTGGTCGTCGAGATCGCGAAATTCTTCAAAAGTGGCCAGCCACCGGTCAGTGCCGCCGAGACTTTGGAGATCTACGCCATGATGGAAGCGGCCGACGAAAGCAAGCGCCAGGGAGGCAAACCCGTGACGCTGCAATCCGTGATGGAGCGTGCCCAGACGGCGGCTTCGCGGTAG
- a CDS encoding acyl-CoA synthetase, whose protein sequence is MTHTPISSDRATQDDKYERDLARVPANYMALSPLTFLARSALVYPDHAAWIHGERRATYAEFFARCRRLASALAARGMGLGDTVAVMAPNVPAMLEAHYGVPLAGGVINALNYRLDPPAIAFIFDHGEAKVLITDREFSPIIRQALKLCRARPLVIDIDDPLDEGAGERLGEIEYEDFIAAGDPDHPWELPADEWQAIALNYTSGTTGDPKGVVFHHRGAYLNSVGNVIVWNMPPHARYLWTLPMFHCNGWCFTWALSVNASTHVCLRKTTAEGAYAAIAAHDVTHFCGAPIVLNMLANAPAGIRRQGGRTIEVMTAGSAPPAAVIASMESQSFHVTHSYGLTETYGPAVTCAWHEQWNELPPTERATLKARQGVPYPVLEGLMVADPETLAPCPADGQTLGEVFMRGNITMKGYLKNPRSTQAAFAGGWFHSGDLAVMHPNGYIELKDRSKDIIISGGENISTIEVEGVLYQHPAVLEAAVVARPDETWGETPCAFVTLKENCQASDREIIEFCRQNLAHFKAPRTVVFGPLPKTSTGKILKYALREQAAALK, encoded by the coding sequence ATGACGCACACCCCAATCAGCTCCGACCGCGCGACGCAGGATGATAAATACGAGCGCGACCTGGCGCGCGTACCGGCCAACTACATGGCCCTGTCGCCGCTGACGTTTTTGGCGCGCTCGGCCCTGGTTTACCCGGATCACGCCGCCTGGATTCACGGCGAGCGTCGCGCGACGTATGCCGAGTTCTTCGCCCGCTGCCGCCGCCTGGCCTCGGCGCTTGCGGCGCGCGGGATGGGCCTGGGCGATACGGTGGCGGTCATGGCTCCCAACGTGCCGGCCATGCTCGAAGCACATTACGGCGTGCCGTTGGCCGGCGGCGTGATCAATGCCTTGAATTACCGTCTCGATCCGCCGGCGATCGCCTTCATTTTCGACCACGGCGAGGCCAAGGTCCTGATCACGGATCGCGAATTCTCGCCGATCATCCGCCAGGCCTTGAAGCTGTGCCGGGCCCGACCGCTGGTGATCGATATCGACGATCCCCTCGACGAGGGCGCCGGCGAGCGGTTGGGAGAAATCGAGTACGAGGATTTCATCGCCGCGGGCGACCCCGACCATCCGTGGGAGCTACCGGCCGACGAATGGCAGGCGATCGCCTTGAACTACACCTCCGGTACCACCGGCGATCCCAAGGGTGTGGTGTTTCATCATCGCGGTGCGTATCTCAACTCGGTCGGCAATGTGATCGTGTGGAACATGCCGCCGCACGCGCGTTATCTGTGGACCCTGCCCATGTTCCATTGCAACGGCTGGTGCTTTACCTGGGCCTTGAGCGTGAATGCGAGCACGCACGTCTGCCTGCGCAAGACGACCGCCGAGGGGGCCTACGCGGCGATCGCGGCTCACGACGTCACGCATTTCTGCGGAGCGCCGATCGTGCTGAACATGCTGGCCAATGCCCCGGCCGGAATCCGCCGGCAAGGTGGCCGTACGATCGAAGTGATGACCGCCGGCAGCGCTCCGCCCGCGGCCGTGATCGCGTCGATGGAATCGCAAAGCTTTCACGTCACGCACTCCTACGGTCTGACCGAGACCTACGGGCCGGCCGTGACGTGTGCCTGGCACGAGCAGTGGAACGAGTTGCCGCCAACCGAGCGGGCGACGCTCAAAGCCCGGCAGGGCGTGCCTTACCCGGTGCTCGAGGGATTGATGGTCGCCGATCCGGAGACGCTCGCTCCCTGCCCCGCCGACGGCCAGACGCTGGGCGAGGTCTTCATGCGCGGCAATATCACGATGAAGGGTTACCTGAAGAATCCGCGCTCGACGCAGGCCGCGTTCGCCGGCGGCTGGTTCCATTCAGGCGATCTGGCCGTCATGCACCCGAACGGCTACATCGAGCTCAAGGACCGCTCGAAGGACATCATCATCTCGGGTGGAGAGAACATCTCGACGATCGAAGTCGAGGGCGTGCTGTATCAGCACCCGGCCGTGCTCGAAGCGGCCGTCGTCGCGCGCCCCGACGAGACCTGGGGCGAAACGCCCTGCGCGTTCGTGACGCTGAAAGAGAATTGCCAGGCGTCGGACCGTGAGATCATCGAATTCTGCCGGCAGAACCTGGCGCACTTCAAAGCGCCGCGGACCGTCGTGTTCGGCCCGCTGCCGAAAACGTCGACCGGCAAGATTCTGAAGTATGCGCTCCGCGAGCAAGCCGCGGCATTGAAATAG